In bacterium, the sequence CCATCCATGTGGTTTATGAGGGTCCGGCTCTGACCACGGGTACACGCTATTATTGGCAGGTACGCGTATGGGACCAAGAGGCCAAGGCCTCGCCGTGGAGCGCGGTTGCCTTTTGGGAGATGGGCCTGTTGGATCGGAACGACTGGAAAGCATCGTGGATCGAAGCGGACCCGCCTGCGGAGGGCATCACAAGTTCTCCCAGCCCGATGTTGCGCAAAGAGTTTGTCGTAAAAAACGGCGTGGTTTCAGCCCGCGCCTATGTGACCGCCCTTGGTCTCTATGAAATGGAGCTGAACGGCAAAAAGGTCGGCGACCAGGTGCTCACACCGGGATGGACCGCCTACGACAAACGAGTGCAGTATCAGACCTATGACATCACCTC encodes:
- a CDS encoding alpha-L-rhamnosidase, producing the protein MKCPFLILLLVFTAALFGKSHLTVTHLTTEYMVDPLGMDELHPRLAWQLLSDQRGVGQSAYQIRVAASAAALKKSKELLWDSGKVASDASIHVVYEGPALTTGTRYYWQVRVWDQEAKASPWSAVAFWEMGLLDRNDWKASWIEADPPAEGITSSPSPMLRKEFVVKNGVVSARAYVTALGLYEMELNGKKVGDQVLTPGWTAYDKRVQYQTYDITS